One segment of Ochotona princeps isolate mOchPri1 chromosome 28, mOchPri1.hap1, whole genome shotgun sequence DNA contains the following:
- the GCNT4 gene encoding beta-1,3-galactosyl-O-glycosyl-glycoprotein beta-1,6-N-acetylglucosaminyltransferase 4: protein MKIFRCCLKYTLQQQIFFVFLTLWLLSLVKLLDVRRLLFPPRDLYLVEFTLSTSPFVRHRYTHLKDADRDEVNCSAVFEQEPLEIGKSLEIRKRHIIDLEDEDVMAMTRDCDIYQALRQYDPRPVSREERHFPIAYSLVVHKDAIMVERLLRAIYTPHNVYCIHYDLKSPVTFKVAMNNLAKCFSNVFIASKLEAVQYAHVSRLQADLNCLSDLLKSSVQWKYVINLCGQDFPLKSNFELVSELKKLNGANMLETIKPPSSKTERFMYHHELRQVPYNAAQVPVRTKSSKGAPPHGIEIFVGSAYFVLSHAFVNYVSNSSLVKDFFAWSQDTYSPDEHFWATLIRVPGVPGEISRSAPDVTDLQSKTRLVKWNYYEGYLYPSCTGSHLRSVCIYGAAELRWLMKDGHWFANKFDSKVDPVLTKCLAEKLEEQQREWITLSSKTSVTKGNPTCTSLQ, encoded by the coding sequence ATGAAGATTTTCAGATGTTGTCTCAAGTATACCCTGCAGCAGCAGATCTTCTTTGTGTTCCTGACCCTGTGGCTGCTGTCCCTGGTGAAGCTGCTGGACGTGAGGAGACTCCTCTTCCCACCCCGAGACCTATACCTTGTGGAGTTCACTTTGAGCACCTCGCCCTTTGTGAGGCACAGGTACACCCACCTTAAAGATGCAGACAGGGATGAAGTTAACTGCTCAGCTGTCTTTGAACAGGAGCCCCTGGAGATCGGCAAAAGCCTGGAAATCCGAAAGAGACACATCATCGACCTTGAGGATGAGGACGTCATGGCCATGACCCGTGACTGCGACATTTACCAGGCTCTCAGGCAGTATGACCCCAGGCCTGTGTCGAGGGAGGAGAGGCACTTCCCGATTGCCTATTCACTAGTTGTCCACAAAGATGCAATCATGGTGGAAAGGCTGCTCCGGGCCATTTACACCCCGCACAATGTTTACTGCATCCATTACGACCTCAAGTCCCCGGTCACCTTCAAAGTTGCTATGAACAACCTAGCAAAGTGCTTCTCCAATGTCTTCATTGCCTCCAAGCTGGAGGCTGTGCAGTATGCACACGTTTCCAGGCTCCAGGCAGATCTGAATTGCTTGTCAGACCTGCTGAAGTCTTCTGTACAGTGGAAATACGTTATCAATCTGTGTGGGCAGGATTTTCCCCTGAAGTCAAACTTTGAGTTGGTGTCAGAGTTGAAGAAGCTCAACGGAGCAAACATGTTGGAGACAATCAAACCCCCCAGCAGCAAGACTGAGAGATTCATGTACCACCATGAGCTCAGGCAAGTGCCTTACAACGCAGCACAGGTGCCAGTGAGGACAAAATCCTCCAAAGGGGCGCCCCCACACGGCATTGAAATCTTTGTTGGCAGTGCCTACTTTGTGCTCAGTCATGCCTTTGTTAACTATGTCTCCAACAGCTCCCTGGTGAAAGACTTCTTTGCCTGGTCTCAAGACACCTACTCGCCTGATGAGCACTTCTGGGCAACCTTGATCCGCGTTCCAGGAGTGCCTGGAGAGATTTCCAGGTCAGCTCCTGATGTGACTGACCTACAGAGTAAGACCCGCCTTGTCAAATGGAACTACTATGAGGGCTATTTATACCCTAGCTGTACTGGATCTCACCTTCGAAGTGTGTGTATTTACGGAGCTGCGGAATTAAGGTGGCTTATGAAAGATGGGCATTGGTTTGCGAATAAATTTGACTCTAAGGTAGACCCTGTCTTGACCAAGTGTTTGGCAGAAAAGCTAGAAGAACAACAGAGAGAGTGGATTACTTTGTCTTCAAAAACATCAGTTACAAAAGGGAATCCCACCTGCACATCACTGCAGTGA